The following proteins are co-located in the Egicoccus sp. AB-alg2 genome:
- a CDS encoding SRPBCC family protein, whose protein sequence is MDRFEERRRAEAPIETCWDVLTAAEHAPAWVPFVSAASAHGEPGVGRLLVVTGSVLGFTMDVEQTVDLWEPPHAYGWRAEQPFPTRLRVELAALTPATTHVVASIEAALERFPVGRRVAKVTVRRQFAKSADNLVALVAAAS, encoded by the coding sequence GTGGACCGGTTCGAGGAACGGCGGCGGGCGGAAGCCCCCATCGAGACCTGCTGGGACGTCCTGACGGCGGCGGAGCACGCCCCCGCCTGGGTCCCGTTCGTGTCGGCGGCCAGCGCCCACGGCGAGCCCGGGGTCGGCCGTCTGCTGGTCGTGACCGGGTCCGTGCTCGGCTTCACCATGGACGTGGAGCAGACGGTCGATCTGTGGGAGCCGCCGCACGCCTACGGCTGGCGCGCGGAGCAGCCGTTCCCGACCCGGCTGCGGGTCGAGCTGGCCGCCCTGACGCCGGCGACGACGCACGTCGTCGCCAGCATCGAGGCGGCACTGGAGCGCTTTCCCGTCGGTCGTCGGGTCGCGAAGGTGACGGTGCGCCGACAGTTCGCGAAGTCGGCGGACAACCTCGTCGCCCTGGTGGCGGCCGCCTCCTGA
- a CDS encoding alkaline phosphatase family protein, whose amino-acid sequence MTAPALPRAPRYGTASLAELLPAAATVLGGGADALLPWPAGIRGVVVLVADGLGRRQLDAYANLAPFLAAVPGATLDAPFPSTTATSLSSLGTGRPPGEHGIVGFAMRPPDHDRRLVTLTWSWDRDRPVDDARAEVVPEALQPLPTVFATARAGGLQTVTVLQPDFVGSGLTRAALRGGRTETAVGLDATLATALQAVVGTTAAPVLVYAHHAEIDRAGHVAGPGSDAWCAALAALDGTLQRVAADLPGDVALVVTADHGMVATSEAELLEIADDPALCDGVRLLTGEPRARYLHTVEGAAEDVAAAWRERVGARGHVVERDVAIDAGWYGPTVTPRVRRSIGDVVVVADGTVGFVHAMHDPRGGHLAGHHGALTPDELEIPALVVTRSG is encoded by the coding sequence GTGACGGCGCCCGCGCTGCCTCGTGCGCCGCGCTACGGCACGGCGAGCCTGGCCGAACTGCTCCCCGCCGCCGCCACGGTGCTCGGCGGTGGGGCCGACGCGCTCCTGCCCTGGCCGGCCGGGATCCGCGGCGTGGTCGTGCTGGTGGCCGACGGCCTCGGCCGGCGGCAACTGGACGCCTACGCGAATCTCGCACCCTTCCTCGCCGCGGTCCCGGGCGCGACGCTCGACGCCCCGTTCCCGTCGACGACCGCGACGAGCCTGTCCTCGCTCGGCACCGGCCGTCCGCCCGGCGAACACGGGATCGTCGGTTTCGCCATGCGCCCGCCCGACCACGACCGGCGGTTGGTGACGCTGACCTGGAGCTGGGACCGGGACCGCCCCGTCGACGACGCCCGTGCCGAGGTGGTACCCGAGGCGCTCCAGCCGCTGCCGACCGTCTTCGCCACGGCGCGGGCGGGCGGCCTGCAGACCGTCACGGTGCTGCAACCCGACTTCGTCGGCTCGGGCCTCACCCGGGCAGCGTTGCGGGGCGGGCGGACGGAGACGGCCGTCGGACTCGACGCCACCCTGGCGACGGCCCTGCAGGCGGTGGTCGGAACGACGGCTGCTCCCGTGCTGGTCTACGCCCACCACGCGGAGATCGACCGGGCCGGACACGTCGCCGGGCCCGGCTCCGACGCCTGGTGTGCGGCGCTCGCGGCGCTGGACGGCACGCTGCAGCGTGTGGCCGCCGACCTGCCCGGCGACGTCGCGCTCGTGGTCACGGCCGACCACGGCATGGTCGCGACATCGGAGGCCGAACTCCTCGAGATCGCCGACGACCCGGCGCTGTGCGACGGCGTCCGGCTGCTGACGGGCGAACCGCGCGCCCGGTACCTGCACACCGTCGAGGGGGCCGCGGAGGACGTCGCGGCCGCCTGGCGCGAACGGGTCGGTGCCCGCGGCCACGTGGTGGAGCGCGACGTGGCGATCGACGCCGGCTGGTACGGCCCGACGGTGACGCCCCGGGTGCGCCGGTCGATCGGTGACGTCGTCGTCGTGGCGGACGGCACGGTGGGCTTCGTCCACGCGATGCACGACCCACGGGGCGGGCACCTGGCCGGACACCACGGCGCCCTCACCCCCGATGAACTCGAGATACCCGCACTGGTGGTGACGAGGAGTGGCTGA
- a CDS encoding YbaK/EbsC family protein, which translates to MDASRVVEAQVLRAVEATGAAYDAIEIDPALADTADFCAHYGYDPAASGNCILVASRDDPPVLAACLVLATTRLDVNKRVRKLLGVRKLSFAPADLTRAVTGMEIGGVTPFALPGDVPLYLDARIRELDRVIVGGGSRSLKLLVAPDALVSVGGEFVEDLAVEA; encoded by the coding sequence ATGGATGCGTCCCGTGTGGTCGAGGCGCAGGTGCTGCGCGCCGTGGAGGCGACGGGCGCTGCCTACGACGCGATCGAGATCGACCCGGCACTCGCCGACACCGCCGACTTCTGCGCCCACTACGGCTACGACCCCGCGGCGTCCGGCAACTGCATCCTCGTCGCGTCCCGTGACGACCCGCCGGTGCTGGCCGCGTGCCTGGTGCTCGCGACGACGCGACTCGACGTCAACAAGCGGGTCCGCAAGCTGCTCGGGGTGCGCAAGCTGTCCTTCGCACCGGCCGACCTCACCCGCGCGGTCACCGGCATGGAGATCGGCGGCGTCACCCCGTTCGCCCTGCCGGGCGACGTGCCGCTGTACCTCGACGCCCGCATCCGCGAACTGGACCGGGTGATCGTCGGCGGTGGCAGTCGGTCGCTGAAGCTGCTGGTGGCCCCGGACGCGCTGGTGTCGGTCGGCGGCGAGTTCGTCGAGGATCTCGCCGTCGAGGCCTGA